The proteins below come from a single Nostoc sp. KVJ3 genomic window:
- a CDS encoding DUF2294 domain-containing protein, with protein sequence MIQANIGELEREISHRVIKLYSERIGKSPSQIICHFFETEIVISIENSVTQAEHTLIRGGYASLAEQVRLYLEKIIKPELKNLIEEIIGQPVLDLMTNTNLATGRTGIIVVFNQLPDVPNPKSIAKRNVKNLAD encoded by the coding sequence ATGATACAAGCTAATATTGGAGAATTAGAAAGAGAAATATCACATCGGGTCATAAAATTATATAGTGAGAGAATAGGTAAGTCTCCAAGCCAAATTATTTGTCATTTTTTTGAAACTGAAATTGTTATCTCTATAGAAAACTCTGTTACCCAAGCTGAACACACTTTAATCAGGGGAGGTTATGCTAGTTTAGCTGAACAAGTAAGATTGTATTTAGAGAAAATAATTAAACCAGAATTAAAAAATTTGATTGAGGAAATTATTGGTCAACCTGTATTAGACCTCATGACCAACACAAATTTAGCAACAGGTCGGACTGGGATTATTGTGGTTTTCAATCAATTGCCTGATGTTCCTAATCCCAAATCTATCGCCAAGAGAAATGTAAAGAATTTAGCTGACTGA
- the rtcA gene encoding RNA 3'-terminal phosphate cyclase, with protein sequence MIEIDGSYGEGGGQVLRTSLSLAAITGKPIRITGIRAGRKKPGLAAQHLTAVRAAARICNAQLQGDALGSMLLQFIPGSVVQAGIYTFDVSKAQQGGSAGAIALVLQTILLPLALASGNSQVTLKGGTHVNFSPTVTYIEQVYLPILQRMGVEAQVQLGAWGWFPQGGGEVQLQISGSTQLGGINLLERGELQQVRGLAVVTELPSHIPQRMANRAENLLREAHLKVAIQTLREKGVAPGAGIFLTAEYQNSLTGFGGFGRLRLSAETVAEMACQQLLEFHRTGAAVDEHLADQLLLPAALASQESQYRVAEVSRHLTTNAAVIEQFGLAQITVNEAEKIISVMRLTG encoded by the coding sequence ATGATTGAAATTGACGGTTCCTACGGAGAGGGAGGCGGACAAGTTCTTCGCACTTCCTTAAGTCTAGCCGCCATCACTGGCAAACCCATAAGGATTACAGGCATTCGTGCTGGACGCAAAAAGCCAGGATTAGCAGCACAACACTTAACAGCAGTTCGGGCTGCGGCGAGAATTTGTAATGCTCAATTACAGGGTGATGCTTTGGGTTCAATGCTATTGCAATTCATTCCAGGTAGTGTAGTGCAAGCTGGAATTTATACCTTTGATGTTAGTAAAGCACAACAAGGTGGTTCTGCGGGTGCGATCGCTCTCGTTTTACAGACAATTCTCTTACCTTTGGCACTAGCATCTGGCAATTCCCAGGTAACACTAAAGGGTGGAACTCATGTAAACTTTAGCCCAACAGTGACTTACATAGAGCAAGTTTATCTGCCGATATTGCAACGTATGGGTGTTGAAGCCCAAGTTCAGTTAGGCGCTTGGGGCTGGTTTCCTCAAGGTGGGGGAGAGGTACAGTTACAGATAAGTGGTAGTACTCAACTCGGCGGGATCAACTTGCTGGAACGGGGAGAGTTACAGCAAGTACGAGGACTAGCAGTGGTGACAGAATTGCCTTCCCATATTCCCCAACGAATGGCCAATCGTGCCGAAAATTTGTTACGGGAAGCTCATTTGAAAGTTGCCATCCAGACTTTGCGAGAAAAAGGTGTCGCACCTGGGGCGGGTATTTTTTTAACTGCTGAGTATCAAAACAGCTTAACTGGCTTTGGTGGGTTTGGGCGTTTGCGGTTGTCGGCTGAGACAGTTGCAGAGATGGCTTGTCAGCAACTACTTGAGTTTCATCGAACTGGCGCAGCAGTGGATGAACATTTAGCAGATCAGTTATTATTGCCAGCTGCTTTAGCTTCACAAGAAAGTCAGTATCGGGTAGCCGAGGTGAGTAGACATTTGACAACAAACGCCGCGGTAATTGAACAATTTGGCCTAGCGCAAATTACAGTAAATGAAGCTGAGAAAATCATATCAGTAATGCGTTTGACTGGCTGA
- a CDS encoding HNH endonuclease — protein sequence MEILQAIAFFTNIYQYKYTIIYKLTLIRRNHNMFGNVSPNYYSLALAYQTAQNAAQLTKIQAVWEKGFILPDRDPRIWRKDQFGRLINRYKYGKRQSTYGWEIDHIIPKSQGGSDHIYNLRPLQWYINIVRQ from the coding sequence ATGGAAATTTTGCAGGCGATCGCCTTTTTTACCAATATTTATCAGTACAAATATACTATAATCTATAAACTGACTCTAATAAGGAGAAACCACAATATGTTCGGTAATGTAAGTCCTAATTATTATTCGTTGGCGCTGGCCTATCAAACGGCTCAAAATGCAGCCCAATTAACTAAAATTCAAGCAGTATGGGAAAAGGGTTTTATTCTTCCAGACCGTGATCCAAGGATCTGGCGGAAAGATCAGTTTGGAAGATTGATAAATAGATACAAGTATGGAAAGCGTCAATCTACTTATGGATGGGAAATTGACCATATAATACCAAAATCTCAAGGGGGCAGTGATCATATTTATAACTTACGCCCTCTCCAATGGTACATCAATATTGTCAGACAATAG
- a CDS encoding DUF2079 domain-containing protein — translation MTNKKIISIIVLSTIILFICSSVRHILFQSAAADLGIFDQGLYLISQGKPAIPSLLGFHLLADHAAWLWYPISLLYKIYPSVYWLFALQAFILASGALPTWYLARYAGLKAEKCLAVVIAYLLYPLVFNVNLFDFHLDVLAPSAFLYAVLMARLGKVWWFCCCIFLVMGCKEVFALTVAAMGVWLILFEKKRLYGAIALICGVGWFAIALNLIIPFFGEPAAAITRHIHRYSSLGNSFGDIAKNFLLQPQVLLQTLFSLNNLIYLILLVAPVLWGFSLPGIAPMISAIPCLTINLLATPLQQKDIVFQYSLPILPFLILVVIQSLASGKGLLQNQRGIILWSLISFLILGKYSYFWSSYLKSIDNWYSTNQAIAQVQTQGSVYTTAAITPHLTHRKLIQFTNADLPQNLSQFDYILLNTRHPGWLSNQQLALNIVNQLQNQSQFYLKYHQDDVYLFINSQPGK, via the coding sequence ATGACAAACAAAAAAATTATTTCGATTATTGTTTTGAGTACGATAATTTTATTTATTTGTAGCAGTGTGCGCCATATTTTATTTCAATCTGCTGCTGCTGATTTAGGAATTTTCGATCAAGGTTTGTATTTAATTAGTCAAGGAAAACCAGCAATTCCTTCTTTACTTGGTTTTCATCTTCTCGCCGATCATGCTGCTTGGTTATGGTATCCAATTAGTTTACTGTATAAGATTTATCCAAGTGTTTATTGGTTATTTGCTTTACAAGCTTTTATTTTAGCTAGTGGTGCTTTGCCTACATGGTACTTAGCACGTTACGCAGGGTTAAAGGCAGAAAAATGTTTGGCGGTTGTAATTGCTTACTTACTTTATCCGTTAGTGTTTAATGTTAACTTATTTGATTTTCACTTAGATGTACTTGCACCAAGTGCTTTTTTATATGCTGTATTAATGGCGAGATTAGGAAAAGTTTGGTGGTTTTGTTGCTGTATTTTCTTGGTGATGGGATGTAAAGAAGTTTTCGCCCTTACAGTTGCGGCTATGGGAGTATGGTTGATTTTATTTGAGAAGAAACGTTTGTATGGTGCGATCGCTCTAATTTGTGGCGTTGGTTGGTTTGCGATCGCTCTCAACTTGATCATACCTTTTTTCGGTGAACCCGCAGCTGCAATCACTCGCCATATTCATCGCTATAGTTCTTTAGGTAATTCTTTTGGAGATATCGCTAAAAATTTCCTCTTACAACCGCAAGTCTTGTTACAAACGCTTTTTTCTTTGAATAATCTCATTTATTTAATTTTATTAGTAGCACCTGTGTTATGGGGGTTTTCCCTTCCGGGTATAGCACCAATGATTAGTGCTATTCCTTGTTTAACAATTAATTTACTGGCTACTCCTCTACAACAGAAAGATATAGTTTTTCAGTATTCTTTACCAATCCTACCATTTCTAATATTAGTAGTAATTCAAAGCCTTGCTTCTGGTAAAGGATTATTACAAAATCAACGAGGAATTATCTTGTGGTCGTTGATAAGTTTTTTGATTTTGGGTAAATATAGTTATTTTTGGTCGAGTTATCTTAAATCTATCGATAATTGGTATTCAACAAATCAAGCGATCGCTCAAGTTCAAACCCAAGGTAGTGTCTATACTACAGCCGCAATCACTCCCCATCTAACCCACAGAAAATTAATTCAATTTACCAATGCTGATTTACCACAAAATTTAAGTCAATTTGACTATATTTTACTCAATACACGCCACCCTGGTTGGCTGAGTAATCAACAATTAGCTTTAAACATAGTAAATCAACTGCAAAATCAATCTCAATTTTACTTAAAATATCACCAAGATGATGTTTATTTATTTATCAATAGTCAACCTGGAAAGTAA
- a CDS encoding type II toxin-antitoxin system VapC family toxin encodes MSKVIILDSAPVGLITNPKATPLAVQCQEWFYTLFERGYEVILPEIIDYEIRRELLRANKLSGIRKLNQLKSEIVYLPITTEVMLKAAELWAQVRNQGKSTADNKALDGDVILASQSILVANYGHEVIIATSNKKHLSIFIDAREWQEI; translated from the coding sequence ATGAGTAAGGTTATTATCTTAGATTCTGCACCTGTGGGATTAATTACTAATCCAAAAGCAACGCCTCTAGCTGTGCAATGTCAAGAATGGTTTTATACACTCTTTGAGAGAGGATATGAAGTAATTTTACCAGAAATTATAGATTATGAAATTAGACGGGAATTGTTAAGGGCAAATAAATTATCAGGAATTAGAAAACTTAATCAACTCAAGTCAGAAATTGTCTATCTTCCTATTACAACAGAAGTGATGTTGAAAGCAGCAGAGTTATGGGCGCAAGTCCGAAATCAAGGTAAATCTACAGCAGATAATAAAGCTTTAGATGGTGATGTAATTTTGGCATCTCAATCTATTTTAGTTGCTAATTATGGGCATGAGGTTATTATTGCCACAAGTAATAAAAAACATCTATCTATTTTTATTGATGCTAGAGAATGGCAAGAAATTTAG
- a CDS encoding type II toxin-antitoxin system RelE family toxin — MNTQYLSSFIKDLKALKSTPYYETIKVLAFEEIPQIANFEEITNIKKLQGYDDIYRIRIGDYRIGIIFDGETLIFQRVLHRKDIYRYFPK; from the coding sequence GTGAATACACAGTATTTATCCAGTTTTATTAAAGATTTAAAAGCACTCAAAAGTACACCTTACTATGAGACGATTAAAGTACTTGCTTTTGAAGAAATACCACAAATAGCTAACTTTGAAGAAATTACTAATATCAAAAAGCTTCAAGGATATGATGATATTTATCGTATTCGTATAGGTGATTATCGGATCGGGATTATATTTGATGGTGAAACACTAATATTTCAGCGTGTGCTACATCGTAAAGATATTTATCGATATTTTCCAAAGTAA
- a CDS encoding BrnA antitoxin family protein gives MKKSDISNKSQTDWERLDAMKDEDINLSDCSEVTPEMFASSVVRRGLKFNPKKVQVTLRIDSDVLEWFKARGSGYQTQMNALLRAYMEGKHINN, from the coding sequence ATGAAGAAATCAGATATTTCCAACAAATCGCAGACTGATTGGGAACGGTTGGATGCTATGAAGGATGAAGATATTAACCTTTCAGATTGCTCAGAAGTAACGCCGGAGATGTTTGCATCCAGTGTTGTGCGTCGTGGTTTAAAGTTTAATCCCAAGAAAGTACAAGTGACATTGCGAATTGATAGTGATGTTTTGGAATGGTTTAAAGCAAGAGGAAGCGGATATCAGACGCAGATGAACGCGCTACTTAGAGCATATATGGAAGGGAAGCACATCAATAATTAA
- a CDS encoding AAA family ATPase codes for MLIQLTIQNFLSFRDEVTFSMLGVSSDQQHIGHLAENAAGKGRSLLPIAAIYGANAAGKSNLIEAVNFVQNLVVEGTRSSKSIPVSPFKLSDYNKQPSKFEFIFIYQETQYSYGFKLNREQIFEEWLYAVPRGKTKEVMYFERITSVEKETSLEYGSVLKGRSDKRKQFLDFIAEGTRPNQLFLTEAIERNVQTLLPVANWFRKVLTIIPAEADYRGLEIGILGNESFTNFLSEFLKFAGTGIDSISTEEIELDFDQHFPGMPKTVREDFLEKLAEADDDSVAMIENIRGKRYLLFKNEGGQLSLIQLKTQHRHEDGHLIDFTIEEESEGTQRLINLIPCLFLLKEETEKVIFLDELDRRLHPLLSRCFVQAAINCREKSNQLIFTTHDTNLLDLDLLRRDEIWFVEKNQQSVSNLYSLAEFKIRSDLKIEKGYLNGRFGAIPFFGDPQSLGWFGCETDLSVEMSHK; via the coding sequence ATGCTGATTCAACTAACCATACAAAACTTTTTGTCTTTTAGAGATGAAGTTACCTTCAGTATGTTAGGGGTTAGCAGTGACCAACAACACATAGGTCATCTTGCTGAAAATGCAGCAGGCAAAGGACGTTCGTTGCTGCCTATTGCTGCAATTTATGGTGCAAATGCAGCAGGTAAGTCAAATCTCATAGAGGCTGTCAACTTTGTACAAAATCTGGTTGTAGAAGGTACTCGAAGTAGTAAATCTATTCCTGTTTCCCCATTTAAACTTAGTGATTATAATAAACAGCCCAGCAAGTTTGAATTTATTTTTATATATCAAGAAACTCAATATTCTTATGGATTTAAATTGAATAGGGAACAAATTTTTGAGGAATGGCTTTATGCTGTTCCTCGTGGTAAGACGAAAGAAGTTATGTACTTTGAGCGGATCACTTCTGTAGAAAAAGAAACGAGTCTAGAGTATGGTTCAGTACTTAAAGGTAGAAGTGATAAACGTAAACAATTTTTAGATTTTATTGCAGAAGGAACTCGTCCCAATCAACTTTTTTTAACGGAAGCAATTGAGCGTAATGTTCAAACATTACTTCCAGTTGCTAACTGGTTTAGAAAAGTACTAACTATTATTCCAGCAGAGGCAGATTATCGAGGTTTAGAAATTGGAATACTCGGTAATGAATCTTTTACAAATTTCCTCAGTGAGTTTCTTAAATTTGCGGGGACAGGAATTGATTCGATAAGTACTGAAGAAATTGAGCTCGATTTCGATCAACACTTTCCAGGTATGCCTAAAACTGTAAGAGAGGATTTCCTTGAAAAACTTGCAGAAGCCGATGATGACTCAGTAGCAATGATAGAAAATATAAGAGGTAAACGGTATCTCCTTTTCAAGAATGAAGGCGGTCAATTAAGCTTGATTCAATTAAAAACTCAGCATCGTCATGAAGATGGACATCTTATTGATTTTACGATTGAAGAGGAGTCAGAAGGAACTCAACGTTTGATTAATCTTATTCCATGCCTCTTTCTCTTAAAGGAAGAAACTGAAAAAGTCATCTTTTTAGATGAACTTGATAGGCGTTTGCATCCTTTATTATCTCGATGTTTTGTACAAGCAGCAATAAATTGTAGAGAAAAAAGTAATCAATTAATCTTTACAACTCACGATACCAACCTACTTGATTTAGATTTACTACGACGTGATGAGATTTGGTTTGTTGAGAAGAATCAGCAGAGTGTGTCCAACCTTTATTCTTTAGCAGAATTCAAGATTAGATCCGACCTAAAAATTGAGAAAGGTTACTTAAATGGTCGCTTTGGTGCTATTCCTTTTTTTGGAGATCCACAAAGTTTAGGATGGTTTGGTTGTGAAACAGATTTATCTGTAGAGATGAGCCATAAGTGA
- a CDS encoding RloB family protein codes for MVATEGKETEKQYFGMFHSTRIKVEVLATGDDSKSAPQYVLERLNTFKEQYNLNEDDMLWLVLDVDRWGAKNLSMVCRQAKQKDYYLAVSNPCFEIWLCLHFEDLNPEDKTCQNFKSRLRTLLGSYNSSNLDLSLYEPNIADATNRAKLLHPKSQHNWPPTLGTHVYKLVEILLQSLNN; via the coding sequence ATAGTAGCGACTGAGGGTAAAGAAACAGAAAAACAATATTTTGGAATGTTTCATAGTACCCGAATCAAAGTAGAAGTGTTAGCTACTGGGGATGATAGTAAATCTGCTCCCCAATACGTGTTAGAACGCTTGAATACCTTTAAGGAGCAATATAATTTAAATGAAGACGATATGCTCTGGCTTGTGCTTGACGTAGACCGTTGGGGAGCAAAAAATTTGAGTATGGTGTGTCGTCAAGCCAAGCAAAAAGATTATTATTTAGCTGTCAGCAACCCGTGTTTTGAAATTTGGTTGTGTCTACACTTTGAAGATTTAAACCCTGAAGATAAAACTTGCCAGAATTTTAAATCAAGACTACGAACACTTTTAGGAAGTTACAACAGTAGTAATCTAGATTTATCTTTATACGAACCTAATATTGCGGATGCAACAAATCGTGCAAAATTGCTGCACCCCAAATCTCAACACAACTGGCCTCCTACATTAGGAACACACGTATATAAGCTTGTTGAAATTCTTCTCCAAAGCTTGAATAACTAA
- a CDS encoding BrnT family toxin, with protein sequence MNRAIPSLREATPTPTLRGIDFIDVEEVFEGDTVTVKDDRFNYGEEGFITFGLIEGRVIAVVHTEQDNLIRIISARKSTKNEEIRYFQQIAD encoded by the coding sequence ATGAACCGAGCGATACCTTCTCTACGAGAGGCTACGCCAACGCCTACGCTTCGTGGAATCGACTTTATTGATGTGGAAGAAGTATTTGAGGGTGACACGGTAACGGTTAAAGATGATCGTTTTAATTATGGAGAAGAGGGTTTTATTACATTTGGATTAATTGAGGGACGAGTTATTGCTGTTGTCCATACTGAACAAGACAACCTGATACGTATAATTTCTGCAAGGAAGTCAACAAAAAATGAAGAAATCAGATATTTCCAACAAATCGCAGACTGA
- a CDS encoding tetratricopeptide repeat protein: MDSLSINSLLEELKNPDATVRDKATRKIWRIWFQQKGIYGLEIIDRSQKLLDAGEIAEAETALTALINDQPDFAEAWNRRAFLYYSIGDYQKSLADCQMVVQINSIHFGALHGMGLCYAALGEYGQAIRAFQRALEIQPYSLVNQKLILECTFRFSYNGR, from the coding sequence ATGGATTCTTTATCTATCAATTCCTTACTTGAAGAGTTGAAAAACCCGGATGCTACAGTCCGCGACAAGGCAACTAGAAAAATCTGGCGCATTTGGTTTCAGCAAAAGGGAATTTATGGGCTGGAAATAATTGACCGCAGTCAAAAGTTACTGGATGCAGGTGAAATTGCTGAAGCGGAAACAGCCCTGACAGCACTAATCAACGACCAGCCAGATTTTGCCGAAGCTTGGAATCGCCGTGCTTTTCTCTATTACAGCATTGGTGATTATCAAAAATCTTTAGCAGATTGTCAGATGGTTGTGCAAATAAATTCGATCCATTTTGGGGCACTTCACGGCATGGGTTTGTGTTATGCAGCACTAGGAGAGTATGGTCAAGCTATCCGAGCTTTTCAACGTGCTTTAGAAATTCAGCCCTATTCGCTAGTGAATCAAAAGTTGATTCTAGAGTGTACATTTAGGTTCAGCTACAACGGCAGATAG
- a CDS encoding FAD-binding oxidoreductase, with the protein MTTTLDALINSLEGIEIITDPAQVGKLSQDYHSFSPVLVPKLEGKVGDIVVRPTNEAEVLKVAAACAKHRVPVTIRGAGTGNYGQCVPLHGGVILDMTRMQGILWVKPGVARVESGVKLAALDKKTRDIGWEIRMAPSTYRTATIGGFIAGGSGGIGSIQYGLLGDRGNILALRVVTVEDEPRAIELRGDDVQKVNHAWGINGIITEVEIPLGPAYPWVEVIVTFEEFMTAAKFGQALGNADGMIKKLISVFASQIPQYFHTLQQYIPEETHPVFLIIAESSLEFLPGLVQQYGGQITYQKSAQEAGKGIHLAEFSWNHTTLHARSVDTAITYLQSMFPLDKSLQLVEQMYEHFGNEVMMHLEFFRVNGVVVTGALQLVRYTTEERLNEIIHYHEEQGVSIANPHTYIIEEGGRKVIDPEQLKFKEIVDPYGLMNPGKSKVLQFQIQN; encoded by the coding sequence ATGACGACAACATTAGATGCCCTAATTAATTCGTTAGAAGGTATAGAAATCATTACAGATCCCGCCCAAGTAGGAAAATTATCCCAGGATTATCACTCCTTTAGCCCGGTGTTAGTACCGAAACTAGAGGGAAAAGTGGGGGATATCGTAGTGCGTCCCACTAATGAAGCAGAGGTTTTAAAAGTTGCGGCTGCTTGTGCAAAACATCGTGTACCTGTAACAATTCGGGGTGCAGGAACTGGGAATTATGGGCAATGTGTACCCCTACACGGTGGGGTAATTCTAGATATGACAAGGATGCAGGGGATTCTTTGGGTGAAGCCGGGGGTGGCGCGGGTAGAATCTGGGGTGAAGTTGGCAGCTTTAGATAAAAAAACCAGAGACATCGGCTGGGAAATTCGGATGGCACCCTCGACGTACCGTACAGCCACAATTGGCGGATTTATTGCCGGGGGAAGTGGGGGAATTGGTTCAATACAATATGGGTTACTAGGCGATCGCGGTAATATCTTAGCATTGCGAGTGGTAACTGTAGAAGATGAACCACGTGCGATCGAATTGCGCGGTGATGATGTACAAAAGGTAAATCATGCTTGGGGAATTAACGGCATTATCACCGAAGTAGAAATTCCCTTGGGGCCAGCTTATCCTTGGGTAGAAGTCATTGTCACATTTGAAGAGTTTATGACAGCAGCAAAATTTGGTCAGGCACTTGGCAATGCTGATGGCATGATTAAGAAGTTGATTTCTGTCTTTGCATCCCAAATTCCCCAATACTTTCACACCCTACAACAGTACATTCCTGAAGAGACTCATCCAGTATTTTTGATAATTGCCGAATCGAGTTTGGAATTCTTACCAGGTTTGGTACAGCAATACGGCGGCCAGATTACATATCAAAAATCAGCACAAGAAGCAGGAAAAGGCATACATCTAGCAGAATTTAGCTGGAACCACACTACCTTACACGCCCGGAGTGTAGATACTGCAATCACCTACTTACAAAGTATGTTTCCTCTAGATAAAAGTTTGCAACTTGTAGAGCAGATGTACGAGCATTTTGGTAATGAAGTGATGATGCACTTGGAATTTTTTCGGGTGAACGGTGTCGTAGTTACTGGTGCTTTACAACTTGTGCGCTACACCACAGAAGAACGTCTTAATGAGATTATCCACTATCACGAAGAACAGGGTGTGAGTATTGCCAATCCTCATACCTATATTATTGAAGAAGGGGGGAGAAAAGTCATCGATCCTGAGCAGTTAAAATTTAAAGAAATAGTTGATCCTTATGGGTTGATGAACCCCGGTAAAAGCAAGGTTCTTCAATTCCAAATTCAAAATTAA
- a CDS encoding response regulator, whose product MNGQPLILVVERSLHDLELLNSHLGILNFSCICTKQGLRAVILAQTHQPDVILLDTMLPNLSANQVINDLKHDAKTATIPIIAVTPLTATQDDEFAILTGFDDCITKPYDFNQLELVISRHISQLNSLHFSWR is encoded by the coding sequence ATGAATGGACAGCCTTTAATTTTGGTTGTAGAACGGAGTCTACATGATTTAGAGCTACTTAATTCTCATCTAGGAATATTAAATTTCTCATGCATTTGTACCAAACAAGGATTGAGGGCTGTGATATTGGCACAAACTCATCAACCAGATGTAATTCTTCTAGATACAATGCTACCTAATTTGAGTGCAAATCAAGTCATTAATGACCTCAAACACGATGCAAAAACTGCTACTATCCCAATCATTGCAGTAACACCTCTAACAGCGACCCAAGATGACGAATTCGCTATCCTCACAGGATTTGATGATTGTATTACTAAACCCTATGATTTTAATCAATTAGAATTAGTAATCAGTCGCCACATCAGTCAGCTAAATTCTTTACATTTCTCTTGGCGATAG
- a CDS encoding DUF29 domain-containing protein, with the protein MSNQSVPKTNSLYAQDYHLWLEYTVDLLKNKKFLELELENLIEEIESMGRSEKNALRSNLRVLLMHLLKYKFQPQNRSNSWLYTIYEHRQRLQEGFVDSPSLKSYYMEVFDTCYQHARKEASIETGLPLSIFPKDYPFSVDETLDSDFFPN; encoded by the coding sequence ATGAGCAATCAATCTGTTCCTAAAACAAATAGTCTCTATGCACAAGATTATCACTTGTGGTTAGAATACACTGTTGATTTATTAAAAAACAAAAAGTTTTTAGAATTAGAGTTAGAAAATTTAATTGAAGAAATTGAAAGTATGGGAAGAAGTGAGAAAAATGCTTTAAGGAGTAATCTTAGAGTGCTTTTAATGCACCTTCTCAAATACAAATTTCAACCCCAGAACCGATCTAATAGCTGGTTATATACAATCTATGAACATCGTCAAAGATTACAAGAAGGATTTGTAGATAGTCCTAGCTTAAAATCCTATTACATGGAAGTTTTTGACACTTGTTACCAACACGCTAGAAAAGAAGCATCTATTGAAACAGGTCTTCCTCTGTCTATTTTTCCCAAAGACTATCCTTTTTCTGTTGATGAAACCTTAGATTCTGATTTTTTTCCAAATTAA